A region of Rhodanobacteraceae bacterium DNA encodes the following proteins:
- a CDS encoding tRNA-specific adenosine-34 deaminase, with translation MQRALELAAHARDADGEVPVGAVLTLDGDIVGEGWNRNITLNDPSAHAEIGALRDAGQRLGNHRFPGATLYVTLEPCAMCAMALVHARVARVVYATNDPKTGAAGSVFDTLVSECHNHRVEVQGGLLAEESAKLLRDFFKARR, from the coding sequence ATGCAGCGCGCACTGGAACTGGCGGCGCACGCGCGTGATGCCGATGGGGAGGTACCGGTCGGTGCGGTCTTGACACTGGATGGCGACATCGTCGGCGAAGGCTGGAATCGCAACATCACCTTGAACGATCCCAGCGCGCACGCCGAAATCGGCGCGCTGCGCGACGCCGGACAGCGGCTCGGCAACCATCGCTTTCCCGGCGCCACCCTGTACGTAACGCTGGAACCGTGTGCGATGTGCGCCATGGCGTTGGTGCATGCGCGCGTGGCGCGCGTGGTTTACGCCACCAACGATCCCAAGACCGGCGCCGCGGGCAGCGTGTTCGACACGCTGGTTTCCGAATGTCACAACCATCGTGTCGAAGTGCAAGGCGGATTGCTGGCAGAGGAATCGGCGAAGCTGCTGCGCGACTTCTTCAAGGCGCGGCGCTAG
- a CDS encoding Malic enzyme produces MDSLITAAARALAAGDPLGALKRVALRDDAPALALRGIAMAQLGDFDRARVLLRRAARAFGSGESLARARCVVAEAEIALASRDLAWPARALTSAHATLTAHGDLANAAHAQYLEARRLLLIGRLSDAEHLLDGLDPAPFPPALRAAHELASAGIAMRRVRARATRAALESAGQAARRAGIPALIAEVESALRALNAPAARLIARGEQRMLTLDDVEALLASPALIVDACRYAVRHAGKTITLATRPILLVLARMLAEAWPNEVPRELLVARAFRLKHVDESARARLRVEMGRLRKALRPVADVRATPRGFELAPRGARDVVVLAHPVEEKHAAVLALLADGESWSSSALALALGASQRNLQRALEALAEDGKVRAFGRGRARRWMAPTAPGFTTALLLPAALPGE; encoded by the coding sequence ATGGATTCTTTGATCACGGCCGCGGCGCGCGCATTGGCCGCGGGCGATCCGCTCGGCGCGCTGAAGCGCGTTGCGTTGCGCGACGATGCGCCGGCGCTCGCGTTGCGCGGCATCGCGATGGCGCAACTCGGCGACTTCGACCGCGCCAGGGTCCTGCTGCGGCGCGCGGCACGCGCATTCGGTTCCGGCGAATCCCTGGCCCGCGCGCGCTGCGTGGTCGCCGAAGCCGAGATCGCCCTCGCCTCGCGCGACCTTGCGTGGCCGGCCAGGGCGCTGACCTCGGCACACGCGACGCTGACGGCACACGGCGATCTGGCCAACGCCGCGCACGCGCAATACCTCGAGGCGCGGCGCCTGCTGCTGATCGGACGCCTGAGCGACGCCGAGCATTTGCTGGACGGCCTCGACCCGGCGCCCTTCCCGCCTGCCTTGCGTGCCGCGCACGAACTGGCATCCGCCGGCATTGCGATGCGGCGTGTGCGCGCACGCGCCACGCGTGCTGCGCTGGAAAGCGCGGGACAAGCCGCGCGCCGCGCCGGCATCCCCGCGCTCATTGCCGAAGTCGAAAGCGCGTTGCGCGCCTTGAACGCGCCGGCGGCACGCCTGATTGCACGCGGCGAGCAACGCATGTTGACGCTCGACGACGTCGAGGCCTTGCTGGCATCGCCTGCACTCATCGTGGATGCCTGCCGCTATGCCGTGCGCCACGCGGGCAAAACGATCACGCTGGCGACGCGCCCGATCCTGTTGGTGCTCGCACGCATGCTGGCCGAGGCATGGCCGAACGAAGTGCCGCGGGAGCTTCTGGTGGCGCGTGCATTCCGGTTGAAGCACGTGGACGAATCGGCACGTGCACGCCTGCGCGTCGAAATGGGCCGGTTGCGCAAGGCGCTGCGGCCGGTCGCCGACGTGCGCGCCACGCCGCGTGGATTCGAACTGGCGCCGCGCGGCGCCCGTGACGTGGTGGTGCTGGCGCATCCCGTCGAAGAGAAACACGCGGCTGTGCTGGCCCTGCTCGCCGACGGCGAGTCGTGGTCGAGCTCGGCGCTGGCGCTGGCCCTCGGCGCCAGCCAGCGCAATCTGCAACGCGCGCTCGAAGCACTGGCGGAAGACGGCAAGGTTCGAGCGTTCGGCCGCGGACGCGCGCGCCGCTGGATGGCGCCGACGGCGCCCGGATTCACGACAGCCTTGTTGCTCCCCGCGGCACTGCCGGGCGAGTAG
- a CDS encoding WD40-like repeat-containing protein encodes MKRSKAEIIEEYGPFPGVAQVHGVSYDGRNVWIAVGDNLDELDPSGGKVRRSLDVAAHAGTAFDGKHLFQIAEDRIHKIDPETGRVLATIPAPGGGGDSGLTWAEGSLWVGEYRARRIHQIDPETGAILRTIESKRYVTGVTWLDGELWHGTWEDEASDLRRIDPDSGKVLEVVEMPPGTGVSGLESDGRERFFCGGGNSGKVRVVRRPRHAA; translated from the coding sequence GTGAAACGATCGAAGGCGGAAATCATCGAGGAGTATGGCCCCTTTCCCGGCGTCGCGCAGGTGCACGGCGTGTCGTACGACGGGCGCAACGTGTGGATTGCCGTCGGAGACAACCTGGACGAACTCGATCCGTCCGGCGGGAAAGTCCGGCGCTCGCTGGATGTCGCCGCGCATGCCGGCACAGCGTTCGACGGCAAGCACCTGTTCCAGATCGCCGAGGACCGCATCCACAAGATCGACCCGGAAACCGGCCGCGTGCTCGCCACCATTCCCGCGCCCGGAGGCGGCGGCGACTCGGGGCTGACTTGGGCGGAGGGTTCGCTGTGGGTGGGCGAGTACCGCGCGCGCAGGATCCACCAGATCGATCCCGAAACCGGCGCGATCCTGCGCACCATCGAATCGAAGCGCTACGTCACCGGCGTTACCTGGCTCGACGGCGAACTCTGGCACGGCACCTGGGAAGACGAGGCCAGCGATTTGCGGCGGATCGATCCGGACTCGGGCAAAGTCCTGGAGGTGGTCGAGATGCCGCCCGGCACGGGCGTGTCCGGGCTGGAATCCGATGGCCGTGAACGGTTCTTCTGCGGCGGCGGCAACAGCGGCAAGGTGCGCGTCGTGCGCCGGCCGCGACACGCTGCGTAG
- a CDS encoding Undecaprenyl diphosphate synthase, with protein MDSSVSPPLAVDDSRATAADRLRAVGTGVRHYAWRLLRPLLHPLYWLYERRLVRQVSAAQVPAHIGLILDGNRRFARSKGLEATLGHQYGVNKLREVLQWCLDLGVGHVTLYVFSTENFTRSKDEVECLLDLFVRESARLLEEPRLKSERVRVKIIGQRNRLPERVVAASEALELSTAGHDGMLLTIALAYGGREEITDAVKGLLTAAAAEGRSLEDVAAALSPQEIARHLYTEGVPDPDFIIRTSGEQRLSGFLLWQAAYSEFYFCDVLWPAFRRIDFLRAVRTYQHRGRRFGR; from the coding sequence ATGGATTCCAGTGTTTCCCCTCCGCTCGCGGTCGACGACAGCAGGGCGACCGCCGCGGACCGGCTGCGTGCCGTCGGCACAGGCGTGCGCCACTACGCGTGGCGGCTGCTGAGGCCCTTGTTGCACCCGCTTTACTGGTTGTACGAACGGCGCCTGGTGCGCCAGGTTTCCGCGGCGCAGGTGCCCGCGCACATCGGCCTGATCCTCGACGGCAACCGCCGTTTCGCGCGCAGCAAGGGATTGGAAGCGACGCTTGGCCACCAGTACGGCGTCAACAAGCTGCGCGAAGTGCTGCAGTGGTGCCTCGACCTCGGCGTCGGTCACGTCACGCTTTATGTGTTCAGCACCGAGAACTTCACGCGCTCGAAAGACGAAGTGGAGTGCCTGCTGGACCTGTTCGTCCGCGAGAGCGCCCGCTTGCTGGAAGAACCGCGGCTGAAATCCGAACGCGTGCGGGTGAAGATCATCGGACAGCGCAACCGCCTGCCCGAGCGCGTGGTCGCGGCGAGCGAGGCGCTGGAACTGTCCACCGCCGGACACGACGGCATGCTGCTCACCATCGCGCTGGCCTACGGCGGGCGTGAGGAAATCACCGACGCGGTGAAGGGACTGCTGACCGCCGCCGCCGCCGAAGGACGCTCGCTGGAAGACGTGGCTGCGGCCTTGAGTCCGCAGGAAATCGCGCGCCACCTCTATACCGAAGGCGTGCCCGATCCCGACTTCATCATCCGCACCAGCGGCGAGCAACGCCTGTCGGGTTTCCTGCTCTGGCAGGCGGCGTACAGCGAGTTCTATTTCTGCGACGTGCTGTGGCCGGCGTTCCGGCGCATCGACTTCCTGCGCGCGGTGCGGACGTACCAGCACCGGGGTCGCCGATTCGGTCGTTGA